The following proteins come from a genomic window of Botrytis cinerea B05.10 chromosome 14, complete sequence:
- the Bcgln1 gene encoding Bcgln1, whose translation MAGSTTVSYTANLMKYMALDQKGSAMAEYIWIDSTGGTRSKSKTLTKIPESGQFTLDDLPEWNFDGSSTGQAPGDNSDVYLRPIAIFPDPFRGAPNILVLTECWDPDGTPNKFNYRHEAAKLMEAHKSHEPWFGLEQEYTLLDMSDRPYGWPTNGFPGPQGPYYCGVGTGKVFCRDIVEAHYKACLNAGIKISGTNAEVMPAQWEFQVGPCDGIEMGDHLWLARFLLNRVAEEFGAKISFHPKPIPGDWNGAGLHSNFSSAEMRVEGGMKHIEAAIKKLEGRHKEHIAVYGDDNAMRLTGRHETGSIDSFTYGVANRGASIRIPRECGAKGYGYFEDRRPASNADPYQITGIMMETIFGGLDGTEVKK comes from the exons ATGGCTGGCTCAACAACTGTTTCCTACACGGCGAAC CTCATGAAATACATGGCGCTCGACCAGAAGGGATCTGCCATGGCAGA GTACATCTGGATCGATTCCACTGGCGGAACCCGTTCCAAGTCAAAG ACTCTCACCAAGATTCCAGAGAGTGGTCAATTCACCCTCGATGATCTCCCAGAATGGAACTTCGACGGTAGCTCGACGGGTCAAGCCCCCGGTGACAACTCAGATGTTTACCTCCGTCCCATCGCCATCTTCCCAGATCCATTCCGTGGTGCCCCAAACATCTTGGTCTTGACCGAGTGCTGGGATCCTGATGGAACCCCAAACAAGTTCAACTACCGTCATGAGGCTGCCAAGCTCATGGAGGCACACAAGTCCCACGAGCCATGGTTTGGTTTGGAGCAAGAGTACACTCTCCTCGATATGTCCGATAGACCTTACGGATGGCCAACAAATGGTTTCCCAGGTCCTCAAGGCCCATACTACTGTGGTGTTGGTACCGGCAAGGTTTTCTGCAGAGATATTGTCGAGGCTCACTACAAGGCATGCTTGAATGCTGGCATCAAGATCTCCGGTACCAACGCCGAGGTTATGCCAGCTCAGTGGGAGTTCCAAGTTGGTCCTTGCGATGGTATTGAAA TGGGTGACCACCTCTGGTTGGCTCGTTTCCTCCTCAACCGTGTCGCTGAGGAATTCGGCGCCAAGATCTCTTTCCACCCCAAGCCAATTCCAGGTGACTGGAACGGTGCTGGTCTCCACTCCAACTTCTCAAGTGCTGAGATGCGTGTAGAGGGAGGCATGAAGCACATTGAGGCTGCTATCAAGAAGCTTGAGGGTCGCCACAAGGAGCACATTGCAGTTTACGGAGATGACAACGCCATGCGTCTTACTGGTAGACATGAGACCGGCTCCATCGACAGTTTCACTTATGGTGTTGCCAACCGTGGTGCATCCATTCGTATTCCAAGAGAATGTGGCGCCAAGGGTTACGGATACTTTGAAGATAGAAGACCCGCTTCAAATGCCGACCCATATCAAATCACTGGTATTATGATGGAGACT ATTTTCGGTGGACTTGATGGTACTGAGGTTAAGAAATAG
- the Bcerv25 gene encoding Bcerv25 has protein sequence MAYTRSFLQTLCSFFLVLAVAEALKFDIDAYHKGDKKAERCIRNFVAKDTLVVVTATIDGSKGDGMQVDMHIKDAVGNEYGKPKDIVGEKRMAFTSHADASFDVCFYNYFTASNRVNNPRRHVELDIDIGADAKDWSAVQATEKLKPVETELRRIEEMVAEIVTEMEYLRHREQKLRDTNESTNNRVKWFAFGTMGMLVSLGAWQVIYLRAYFRSKHLI, from the exons ATGGCATATACAAGGTCATTTCTGCAAACACTTTGCAGTTTCTTTCTGGTACTAGCAGTTGCGGAAGCACTGAAATTCGACATTGACGCTTATCACAAAGGAGACAAGAAGGCAGAGAGATGCATTAGGAATTTCGTGGCTAAGGACACTTTGGTTGTGGTTACTGCTACTATTGATGGTTCAAAGGGGGATGGCATGCAAGTCGATATGCAT ATTAAAGATGCTGTTGGAAACGAATACGGAAAACCAAAGGACATTGTAGGCGAAAAGAGAATGGCCTTCACATCTCATGCCGATGCATCATTCGATGTTTGCTTCTACAATTACTTTACAGCCT CAAACCGTGTTAACAATCCCCGTCGCCACGTTGAACTCGATATTGACATTGGAGCCGACGCCAAAGATTGGTCCGCCGTCCAAGCTACAGAGAAACTCAAGCCGGTCGAAACTGAATTGAGGCGCATCGAGGAAATGGTCGCAGAAATTGTTACGGAAATGGAATACCTTAGACACAGAGAACAGAAATTGAGAGACACAAACGAGAGCACGAATAACAGAGTTAAATGGTTTGCATTTGGAACCATGGGAATGTTGGTATCACTCGGAGCTTGGCAGGTGATCTATTTGAGGGCGTATTTCAG ATCAAAGCATCTTATTTAG